From the genome of Croceibacterium atlanticum:
CGGGATCGCCAATCATAGATTTCCGCCTGCCTTGCGGCAGTGGCCTGGACATTCTGATCGACCCGCAGCCCGATCATCGGGCCTGCCGGCAAGCGGTGAACCATCTCGACCTGCGCAGGCCGGCCACGCTGGATCTGGATGCGGGGCAGGGGCTTCTGCGCGAAAGGCGCTATATCCCTCCGATGCGACTGGCCCTGTTCGGCGAAGGTCCGGAGCTGGAAGAGCTGGCGCAGCTGGCAGGGGCGGCCGGGATCGAAGTTTCGGCGCGGCGCAAGGATGATCCGTCGGCCCTATCGCTGGGCAAGGCGCCACAGGGTGAGGAAATCGATGAATGGACAGCAGTGATCCTGCTGTTTCACGATCACGAATGGGAACAGGCGCTGCTGCAATGGGCGCTGCAGACCCCCGCTTTCCATATCGGCGCGCAGGGCGGTGCAGAGGCACGCAACAATCGGATGAACGGCCTTCGTGCCGCTGGTGTGGCGGAAGATCAATTGCAGCGGATCAGCAGCCCGATCGGCCTGATCCCGCGCAGCCGGGAGCCTTCGGTACTGGCTCTTTCCGTGCTGGCGCAGGTCGTCGGCGAATATGAGGCGCTGCACCCGCATGGCTGAGAAGCCGCATGTCGTGGTGCTTGCCGCGGGGCGGGCGACACGTTTTGGCGGTGGCAAGCTGGATGCACCATGCGCGGGCAAGAGGCTGGGGCAATGGGTGCTGGATGCCGTGGCGGAGGCCGGGCTGGCGCCGGGTGCCATAGTGGTCGGGCCGGATGTTCCCGCCTTTGCACGAGCCGCGCCGGGGTGGCGCTTGCTGGTCAATCCGCAACCGGAAGCGGGGCTTGGCACCTCGCTCGCCCTGGCTGCCCGAGATGCACTCAGCCGCCGGGATGATGCGCCCATGCTGGTCCTGCTGGCGGATATGCCGCTGGTCCCGCCAGGCCTGATTGCGGGGCTGGCCGGCGCCAATGCGCCTGCCGCAATACGCCATGAAACAGGCCGGCCGGGCGTGCCCGCGCTGTTTCCTGCTTCTCTCCTGCCGCAACTGGCCCAGCTTGGCGGAGATCGCGGCGCTGCTTCGTTGCTGGCCGGACTGGACGAATTGACGCTGCTCGATCCCCCGGAATCTGCCTTGCTGGATATTGACCGGCCCGCTGACCTTGCACGGGCGGAGGCGGAGCTGAGCCGCTAATCCAGTTCCATGATGACCGTGTCGGCGGCGAGACTGTC
Proteins encoded in this window:
- a CDS encoding XdhC family protein; protein product: MTAQRPSRSDDRAALRAACEPGTGLCTIVGIEGSFSRRLGAQLAVHPDGGITGSLADGCLEKQLASEIERARGQGAVVKRFGAGSPIIDFRLPCGSGLDILIDPQPDHRACRQAVNHLDLRRPATLDLDAGQGLLRERRYIPPMRLALFGEGPELEELAQLAGAAGIEVSARRKDDPSALSLGKAPQGEEIDEWTAVILLFHDHEWEQALLQWALQTPAFHIGAQGGAEARNNRMNGLRAAGVAEDQLQRISSPIGLIPRSREPSVLALSVLAQVVGEYEALHPHG
- a CDS encoding nucleotidyltransferase family protein; protein product: MAEKPHVVVLAAGRATRFGGGKLDAPCAGKRLGQWVLDAVAEAGLAPGAIVVGPDVPAFARAAPGWRLLVNPQPEAGLGTSLALAARDALSRRDDAPMLVLLADMPLVPPGLIAGLAGANAPAAIRHETGRPGVPALFPASLLPQLAQLGGDRGAASLLAGLDELTLLDPPESALLDIDRPADLARAEAELSR